Proteins encoded within one genomic window of Deltaproteobacteria bacterium:
- a CDS encoding CDP-alcohol phosphatidyltransferase family protein: protein MLEIYTPAQLHLNSRLIICLTLGSSMSTKARDSRQLLSCSMIDGPFRRVLPQFTGGLIRLYARIGVTPNMISLLGLALATLAGLFCVREMPLAAVTLWWASRLLDGTDGIYARATGQTSEFGAYLDIVCDMAANTLMVLAFMRAFPALRWEWSLVLSLYILCITSALALGALEEKRRPHRADNRGLRLAAGLAEGGETAIAYTLFLLCSSAIVPLVHVWIALLAVTIVSRTMLARRILSLEATVR from the coding sequence ATGCTGGAGATATATACGCCAGCGCAATTGCATCTAAATTCGCGACTGATTATCTGCCTTACTCTTGGCAGCTCAATGAGTACAAAAGCGCGAGATAGTCGCCAGCTTTTGAGTTGTAGTATGATCGATGGCCCATTTCGTAGAGTTTTGCCGCAGTTTACCGGAGGCCTGATTAGGCTATACGCCCGCATAGGCGTCACGCCAAATATGATCAGCCTCCTTGGACTCGCGCTAGCTACGTTGGCGGGTCTTTTTTGTGTCCGGGAAATGCCCCTAGCAGCGGTAACTCTGTGGTGGGCGAGTCGATTACTCGACGGTACCGATGGCATATACGCTCGGGCCACAGGGCAGACGAGTGAATTTGGCGCTTATCTCGATATTGTTTGTGACATGGCTGCCAACACGCTCATGGTGCTCGCATTTATGAGGGCCTTCCCCGCACTTCGATGGGAGTGGTCCCTCGTTCTGTCGCTTTACATCCTGTGCATTACTAGTGCGCTGGCTCTTGGGGCACTGGAAGAAAAGCGGCGGCCACATCGAGCGGATAATCGTGGACTCCGTCTTGCTGCCGGCTTGGCAGAGGGCGGTGAGACCGCAATTGCCTACACTCTGTTTTTATTATGTTCCAGCGCCATAGTGCCTTTGGTCCATGTGTGGATAGCGCTACTGGCGGTGACAATCGTTTCGAGGACCATGCTTGCGCGGCGTATTCTTTCGCTAGAGGCCACAGTCCGC